The region TCATTGGCAGTATAATAGACCAGTGAATCCTCTGAGGGATAATTGGGATGCCATTCAATATCTCCGTAATCGAAATTGATGAATGCCAGGCCGAAATCGATTGATTTTATTTTTTTGCTTAATGCCAGGGATACACTCTGCATCGAGAGGTAAAAACGATTGTAAGAACAGTATAGATTGTAATCTTCGTACCCGTTGAGATTCGCCGGATTATAAAAGACCGCCTCTGCATCTTTTGAAATCGAGAAAGATGTTGAAACGCCTGCCGGTGATGCCGGCAAAAGAAGAGAATTCACCCCTGATGACGAAATCAAAAGAAATATCAATAGACTCATTTATTCCTCGATAATTTCCACATTGGCTCTCGGCAACGTGATCTTTTCTTTATTCTCCAGTTCGACTTCCAGAACACGGACCATGGCTTCTGTTTCAATCTTCGCCAGTTCCACGGGTAGCGCCACAACTTTACCGATCTCTCCGAAATGGGGCTCTCTGATAATCCTTACCGACATACCCACCTCAAGGCCGGTGCCGGTTGAGATATCTGATACCTTTCGGGATGTTGCCGTTTCTTCTAAGGGCACGATGACTTCGGGCCGCATAACGCCGGCCCTTATCTGAGTCGCTCCGTTTATCGAAGCCTTTTTTCCGACCAGGGACTTCAACAATTCAAATGTACGTGCCGCCATCTTCAGTTTACCGAATCCTTCAGTGGCGATCAGAGTAAGACCCACCTGTTCTGAACCGGTTATCGCGACTCCGATTTCATAACCCATGAATTTCTTTAAATCCTGGTCTTCTATACCGCCGACGACAATGCCTTTTACTCCGACTTTTTTCGCCTGTTCCAGGGCTTCATAGGTGACCATTGAACCGCCGATGATTATTTTTCCTTCCATGGATTTATCGATTTCTTTCTCAGTCAGCACTTCTGCCGGATTGTTGACCGCCATTGCAATTGTGCCGATGGTTTCACCGCCGATTCCGAAAATCCCTTGAATAAAACTGCCGCGCGTCCTTATCTCCACCCCTTCATTTTTGATGATATCCGTCACTTCTCCATCGATATAGGCGATAACCTCAACGGGGATGGGCGGTTCACGCATAATGACTTGGCCGGTTATCTTTGATACATTCTCGATAATTCCGTCGATAGGGCTCTTGACCGAAGATTTAAAGAGACCGAACAACCCTTTGCTCTGAGCGATGATTTCATCCTTTTTCACCTCTTCACCGGCTTTTTTCAACATGGCTTCTTCAATCTCATCGGGTAAAATACCTAATAATCCGGCGATATTCAATGTTTGAACATTGCCCGGCAGATTCGTTCTTGCGACCACCTGTTCTGCCTTGACTTTGTCACCTTTTTTCACCAGAATATCACCGGGCAGAGGCAGGCGCCGCTCTTTTGTTAAAACAGTGTGTGCGAGTACTTTTAAGCCTGGTGTATAAGCATGTGCCAATTCAAGCCTCCTTTTCGTTTATATCTATAATATCCATATTTTAATGATGGTCAAGAGGGTTGTAAATATCTCCATAATATCAAGCTTTTTTGAGGAATTTTTCAACGGCGCGCAGGTTGAGCAGATCATCCTTTAATGATTGACGGGGTGTCTCCATGATAAAAGGTTTGTCAAAAAGAAGGGGGTGGGTTATGATATATCCCATTCCCCTGCCTATCTTACCTTTGCCCACGTGCCAGTGTCGGTCGACGTGCGAGCCGCATTCTGTCTTTGAATCATTGAGGTGGATTAGCTTCAGTCTCTTAACCCCTATTATTTTGTCGAATTCCGTTAAGGTCTTCTCCACGGCGCTTCTGGTTCTGAGGTCATAACCGGCGGCGAACGCATGGGCGGTGTCAATAACCACCCCTATCCGCTTCTTGTCATTGATTCCCTTAATGATACTCTTTATCTGCTCGAATCTGCAGCCCAGTTCATTTCCACTACCGGCGGTGTTTTCCAGCAGTAAGATGACGCCGTTCTTTACTTTATCAAAGGCGAGATTTATCCCTTTGATCATCTGCTCAATTCCTTTTTTCTGATTTTCAGACGAACCGATATGGACGATTAAGAACCGCGCACCGAGTAGATCACTTCTTTTCAAATCCACAATCAAAGAATCGACGGATTTCTTAAAGAGTTTGGAATCCGATGCGGCGAGATTGACAAGATAGGGCATATGAACAAAGACCGGATAAATATCTGATTTCTGGACGGCTTTTCGAAACAGAGCAACGTCTTCTTTGTCAAGGGACTTGGAATGCCATCCCCGGGGATTGCGTGAAAACATCTGGATTGTAGTACAGCGGCGTTCCACGGCGCGTTCAACCACATTCCTGAAGCCGCCGGCGATCGATATGTGAAAACCGATTCTCATCGCCGAAAATTAAGCCGGAGAAAAACAAAGATGTCCATTGGAGGATTTCTATTTGCGCGTCAATACAACCAGTGAATCAGGATCCGTGGTGAGGTATCGGTCTTTACCGAAATATAATGCGGGCCTTACTTTACCGACATCAATGAGCTGGTCTGAAACAAGGATCTCTTCTTTAAAATAGATGAGAACGATCTTGCCCACAAAGAGAAAGTGGTCGCCCAGTTTATGAACGGCGAATTTTTCACACTCATAAGCGGCATAGGCGTTATCCAGAATCGGTCCATTGATCTTTTCTCCAGGAGAGAACTTTATCTTGAATTCAGTGAATTTATTTAT is a window of candidate division WOR-3 bacterium DNA encoding:
- a CDS encoding deoxyribonuclease IV, which encodes MRIGFHISIAGGFRNVVERAVERRCTTIQMFSRNPRGWHSKSLDKEDVALFRKAVQKSDIYPVFVHMPYLVNLAASDSKLFKKSVDSLIVDLKRSDLLGARFLIVHIGSSENQKKGIEQMIKGINLAFDKVKNGVILLLENTAGSGNELGCRFEQIKSIIKGINDKKRIGVVIDTAHAFAAGYDLRTRSAVEKTLTEFDKIIGVKRLKLIHLNDSKTECGSHVDRHWHVGKGKIGRGMGYIITHPLLFDKPFIMETPRQSLKDDLLNLRAVEKFLKKA
- a CDS encoding flavin reductase family protein codes for the protein MKKSDNIGKFYYFFPQAVAMVGVTENIMPAAWHTAISAEPPLYGVLISPKRFTYELLEKSDGFTVNFLFHKDAGIIAKTGGVSGRDINKFTEFKIKFSPGEKINGPILDNAYAAYECEKFAVHKLGDHFLFVGKIVLIYFKEEILVSDQLIDVGKVRPALYFGKDRYLTTDPDSLVVLTRK